Proteins encoded within one genomic window of Oncorhynchus masou masou isolate Uvic2021 chromosome 1, UVic_Omas_1.1, whole genome shotgun sequence:
- the LOC135547492 gene encoding UPF0547 protein C16orf87 homolog: MYCRNKFYGVEVGFFQRNHRIRKHNMSVNKAKKVKMATKSCPECDQQIPVACKSCPCGYVFISRKLLNAKLNERSPPAIDKLDAKRRRTERIRREKINSPSTNDMENRRRCRSNSQSDQIRRGRGRPKTVGLKKQEEEKEKFEKEVDIYANLSDEKAFVFSVALAEINRKILGQRLIL, translated from the exons ATGTATTGCAGAAATAAGTTTTACGGCGTTGAAGTAGGCTTTTTTCAAAGGAATCATCGGATAAGGAAACATAATATGTCGGTAAACAAAGCTAAGAAAGTAAAAATGGCTACCAAATCATGCCCTGAGTGCGACCAACAG ATTCCAGTTGCTTGCAAGTCTTGTCCCTGTGGCTATGTATTCATTAGTCGAAAGCTTCTAAATGCCAAACTGAATGAGAGATCACCACCAGCAATAG ACAAGTTGGATGCAAAGAGGAGGAGAACTGAAAGAATTCGCAGAGAGAAGATCAACTCTCCGTCAACCAATGACATGGAGAACAGAAGGCGATGCCGCTCCAACAGCCAATCTGATCAGATCCGGAGAGGGCGGGGCAGGCCAAAGACAGTTGGGCTGAagaagcaggaggaggagaaag aaaaATTTGAGAAAGAAGTTGATATCTATGCCAACCTCTCAGATGAGAAAGCATTTGTGTTTTCGGTGGCATTGGCCGAGATCAACCGAAAGATCCTGGGCCAAAGACTGATCCTATAG